The following proteins are co-located in the Maridesulfovibrio sp. genome:
- a CDS encoding NirD/YgiW/YdeI family stress tolerance protein, giving the protein MSVLFLLLLVIVAAAATSETLDFKSKDVTTVAEARVSGADTKAVVKGHIVRKINDNKYVFQDKTGEIIIDLSPKAGSLPADVNAEIEIEGRVEQDLVFAGIEAQKISVIN; this is encoded by the coding sequence ATGAGCGTACTTTTTCTTTTACTCCTGGTGATTGTGGCTGCTGCAGCAACTTCCGAAACTCTGGATTTCAAATCCAAAGACGTAACCACTGTTGCTGAAGCGCGTGTGTCCGGTGCTGACACCAAAGCAGTTGTAAAAGGACACATTGTAAGAAAGATCAACGACAATAAATACGTATTTCAGGACAAGACCGGTGAAATCATCATCGACCTCAGCCCGAAAGCGGGATCCCTCCCTGCTGACGTTAATGCTGAGATCGAGATTGAAGGCAGGGTCGAGCAGGATCTCGTCTTCGCCGGAATCGAAGCCCAGAAAATATCCGTTATCAACTAA
- a CDS encoding FAD-dependent oxidoreductase: MATEKICISGLEEGARIESRILEERIQKAVADGARKLEIDAMGQHGIGGRLWISKEEPIEIDVIGTSGQRLGSKGFPGTTINVHGSVSDDVGWLNAGAEIIVHGNASNGACNAMAQGKVIINGDIGARGMTMTKTNPRFDAPELWILGGVGDYFAEFMAGGTAVVCGYEAQNPENVLAFRPCVGMVGGRIFVRGPHGEFSTADAILEPISDADWEWLCSNLKENLAKIGREDLYDTLTERKEWQLIRAKSPFEKTGRKRRSMSEFRTQVWDGELGQGGLIGDLTDLDRSPIPLITHGELRRFVPVWENRKYQAPCQSACPTGMPVQKRWQLVRDGLVDEAVNLALSYTPFPATVCGYLCPNLCMTGCTRGVKDMLSVDITKLGREGVNSPAPELPPLSGKKVAVIGGGPAGISVAWQIRRKGHEAVVYDMAEKLGGKIASAIPSSRIPKEVLDAELERVAKVIPHVHMQKKLTADDFAELRQNNDAVVLAIGAQKPRIIPIPGHERITPALEFLKSAMKGKAEVGEKVVIIGAGNVGCDVATECARLGAKDILLIDIQKPAAFGKEREEAEHVGAKFRYPCFTQEITDEGVVLKSGEVLPADTVIMSIGDTPDIDFLPDTIALDRGHIVVNEDYQTTEPGVYAIGDAVRPGLLTHAIGHGRETAETLDEIFTGKRPHAEPKDVIDYSRMTLEYFDPRLTHFKDVQECAQECSSCGSCRDCGLCETVCPQAAISRKGGEGKDFEMVCNPEKCIGCGFCANVCPCGIWNIVENSPMG, translated from the coding sequence ATGGCAACAGAAAAAATATGCATCAGCGGTCTTGAAGAAGGCGCCCGTATTGAATCCCGCATCCTTGAGGAGCGGATTCAGAAAGCGGTTGCCGATGGAGCCCGCAAGCTTGAAATAGACGCCATGGGCCAACACGGCATCGGCGGACGGCTCTGGATTTCCAAGGAAGAACCCATTGAGATCGACGTTATCGGTACTTCCGGTCAGCGTCTCGGTTCCAAGGGCTTCCCCGGTACAACTATCAATGTTCACGGTTCAGTTTCCGATGACGTAGGTTGGCTTAACGCCGGTGCTGAAATCATTGTCCACGGCAATGCGTCCAACGGCGCATGTAACGCCATGGCTCAGGGTAAGGTTATCATCAACGGCGATATAGGTGCTCGCGGTATGACCATGACCAAGACCAACCCGCGCTTTGATGCCCCGGAGCTTTGGATTCTTGGCGGTGTTGGTGACTATTTTGCTGAATTCATGGCTGGCGGTACCGCTGTAGTCTGCGGTTACGAAGCACAGAACCCTGAGAATGTTCTCGCTTTCCGTCCTTGTGTAGGTATGGTTGGCGGCCGTATTTTCGTACGCGGACCCCACGGTGAATTCTCCACAGCCGATGCTATCCTTGAGCCCATCTCTGATGCGGACTGGGAATGGCTCTGCAGTAACTTGAAAGAGAACCTTGCCAAAATTGGCCGTGAAGATCTTTATGATACCTTGACCGAACGCAAGGAATGGCAGCTCATTCGCGCCAAGTCCCCATTTGAGAAAACCGGGCGCAAGCGTCGCTCTATGTCTGAGTTCCGTACTCAGGTATGGGATGGCGAGCTTGGGCAGGGTGGCCTCATTGGTGACCTGACCGACCTTGATCGTTCCCCCATTCCGCTTATCACCCACGGTGAACTGCGCCGTTTTGTTCCGGTCTGGGAAAACCGTAAATATCAGGCTCCCTGCCAGTCTGCATGTCCTACCGGGATGCCGGTACAGAAGCGCTGGCAGTTGGTCCGTGACGGTCTTGTTGACGAAGCTGTGAACCTTGCTCTTTCTTATACTCCTTTTCCCGCCACTGTCTGCGGCTATCTTTGCCCCAACCTCTGTATGACCGGTTGTACCAGAGGGGTGAAGGATATGCTGTCTGTGGATATCACCAAGCTGGGCCGCGAGGGCGTTAACAGTCCGGCCCCAGAACTGCCGCCCCTTTCCGGTAAGAAAGTAGCGGTTATCGGTGGTGGTCCCGCAGGTATCTCCGTTGCTTGGCAGATTCGCCGCAAGGGTCACGAAGCAGTTGTATACGATATGGCGGAGAAGCTTGGCGGTAAGATCGCTTCTGCTATTCCTTCCAGCCGTATTCCCAAGGAAGTACTGGATGCTGAACTTGAGCGCGTAGCCAAGGTTATTCCTCATGTACACATGCAGAAGAAGCTGACTGCTGACGATTTCGCAGAACTGCGCCAGAACAACGACGCAGTGGTGCTCGCTATCGGTGCCCAGAAGCCGCGCATCATTCCCATTCCCGGTCATGAGCGCATCACTCCGGCCCTTGAGTTCCTCAAGAGTGCCATGAAAGGCAAGGCAGAAGTTGGTGAGAAAGTAGTAATCATCGGTGCAGGTAACGTTGGTTGTGACGTTGCTACCGAATGTGCCCGTCTCGGCGCGAAGGATATTCTGCTTATCGACATTCAGAAGCCTGCCGCTTTCGGTAAAGAGCGTGAAGAAGCTGAGCACGTAGGCGCCAAGTTCCGTTACCCCTGCTTTACTCAGGAAATCACTGATGAAGGCGTGGTTCTCAAGTCCGGAGAAGTTCTTCCGGCTGATACTGTAATCATGTCCATCGGTGATACTCCGGATATCGACTTCCTGCCCGATACCATTGCTCTCGACCGTGGTCACATCGTGGTTAACGAAGATTACCAGACCACCGAACCCGGTGTTTACGCAATCGGTGACGCAGTGCGTCCCGGTTTGCTGACCCACGCTATCGGTCATGGTCGTGAAACTGCTGAGACTCTCGATGAAATCTTCACCGGCAAGCGTCCTCATGCTGAGCCTAAAGACGTTATCGATTACAGCCGTATGACCCTCGAATACTTTGATCCGCGCCTCACTCACTTTAAGGATGTTCAGGAATGTGCTCAGGAATGTTCTTCCTGCGGTTCCTGCCGTGATTGCGGTCTTTGTGAAACCGTCTGCCCGCAGGCGGCAATTTCCCGCAAGGGCGGCGAAGGCAAGGATTTCGAAATGGTCTGCAATCCTGAAAAATGTATTGGCTGCGGATTCTGCGCCAATGTATGTCCCTGCGGTATCTGGAATATCGTAGAGAACAGTCCCATGGGATAA
- a CDS encoding RluA family pseudouridine synthase encodes MNDEKLLDIVYADRKIVVVNKPSGLLSVPGRGPENQDCVVTRVQKMFPECRKFPTVHRLDMDTSGLLVLGLTSRAVRELMEQFQQRQVKKRYEALLEGIVKEDSGVIEMAFRLDPYNRPYQVYDPIHGKLGITHWRKLGIEDGMTRVEFTPLTGRTHQLRVHSAHPQGLGCPIVGDRLYGSGTEPGQLKLHAGYLCFEHPKTKEKMEFKIAPLF; translated from the coding sequence ATGAACGACGAAAAACTTCTCGACATAGTCTATGCGGACCGCAAAATTGTGGTGGTCAACAAACCCAGCGGGCTTCTTTCCGTGCCCGGACGTGGACCTGAGAATCAGGATTGCGTTGTAACGCGAGTCCAGAAAATGTTCCCGGAATGTCGCAAATTCCCCACCGTACACCGTCTGGATATGGATACTTCAGGATTACTGGTACTGGGATTGACTTCCCGGGCAGTGCGGGAACTGATGGAACAGTTCCAGCAAAGGCAAGTAAAGAAGAGATATGAAGCCTTATTGGAAGGTATAGTAAAGGAAGACAGCGGAGTTATTGAGATGGCTTTCCGCCTTGATCCCTATAACCGCCCGTATCAGGTCTACGATCCGATTCACGGCAAACTGGGCATCACCCACTGGCGCAAGCTGGGGATTGAAGACGGCATGACCCGAGTGGAATTCACCCCGCTGACAGGGCGAACCCATCAATTAAGAGTGCATTCAGCCCATCCCCAAGGACTCGGCTGTCCCATCGTAGGTGACAGACTCTACGGCTCCGGCACTGAGCCCGGACAGCTCAAGCTGCACGCCGGATATCTCTGCTTTGAGCATCCGAAGACAAAAGAAAAAATGGAATTTAAGATTGCGCCCTTGTTTTAA
- a CDS encoding ATP-binding protein translates to MKDSLRFKISIGTGLILLLFFFMLGYYIVDSQKRLLEDSLYEHGNRIASLAARSCAEYLPRFSFFLIEDLALSIEQSPQVAFCEIYNREGNPILQSGNIVSKSHISKNTPSYGANVLIVSRPIISGQEHIGRVEIGMKLDKVRNEIRENTVSLTILFTACMLCTIIALDAFFQRILISPLRMLANNTRKIARRKFVTVDVGSRMDEIGILALNFNHMSRNLESLYKNLEVNVQERTHELESANQLLVKAIAKSEAMAVEAAKGTRAKSQFLAAMSHEIRTPMNAILGMAEILADSNLDDEQRRFVEILQESGESLLHLINEILDLSKIEAGEVAFEKRDLNLDRIIGKAFKVTAHAGHGKGLELAYNINRDVPEQLMGDPSRLQQIFVNLIGNAIKFTERGFVVVETSLVQPDMADKDGALKIHFAVKDSGIGIEDDKLDSIFDRFTQADSSTTRKYGGTGLGLSICKSLCEAMGGRIWLESRKGFGTTVHMELPFEKDPRVSISNSPLRGKSILIINDQDYSRQALAIRISTRTKRISKAQSMEEGRSFIENSRKSNSPYDLVIVRGNIHDWKRQRTLDELRAMQIDEEKIILITTVGQDYIKEFHGSVLLAPLDMHSLENSAKKALSKTNTQQQPIPVQPPGRIRPLDILLVEDNKANCMLIQLFFKDMPHNLRIAHNGEEGFGQASTHSFDLIFMDIEMPVMDGYECTRKIRDWENRAERKPSIIVALTAHALTEAKHKILEAGCDSFLTKPVSKDKIISTINELCSPYFR, encoded by the coding sequence ATGAAGGACAGCTTACGGTTTAAAATATCTATAGGCACCGGCCTTATCCTGCTGCTCTTCTTTTTTATGCTGGGATATTACATTGTTGATTCCCAAAAGAGGCTGCTTGAAGACAGTCTCTACGAACACGGCAACCGGATAGCCTCCCTTGCAGCACGTTCCTGCGCCGAATACCTGCCCCGTTTCAGCTTCTTCCTTATCGAAGACCTTGCCCTCTCCATCGAACAATCACCGCAAGTTGCTTTCTGCGAAATTTACAACCGCGAAGGAAACCCCATCCTGCAGTCGGGAAATATCGTATCCAAATCCCATATATCTAAAAACACACCTTCATACGGAGCCAATGTACTAATTGTCTCGCGACCGATTATTAGCGGTCAGGAACATATAGGAAGGGTTGAAATCGGCATGAAGCTGGATAAAGTCAGAAACGAAATCCGTGAGAACACGGTCAGCCTGACAATTCTTTTCACCGCTTGCATGCTCTGCACCATTATTGCTCTGGACGCCTTTTTCCAGCGAATCCTGATCTCCCCGCTCCGAATGCTGGCCAACAACACCAGAAAGATTGCCAGAAGGAAATTTGTCACGGTAGATGTCGGTTCCCGCATGGATGAAATCGGGATTCTAGCTCTTAACTTCAACCACATGAGCCGCAATCTTGAAAGCCTCTACAAAAATCTGGAGGTTAATGTTCAGGAACGGACCCACGAACTTGAATCAGCCAACCAACTGTTGGTCAAAGCTATTGCCAAATCTGAAGCGATGGCAGTGGAAGCAGCCAAGGGAACCCGCGCCAAATCCCAATTTCTGGCTGCCATGAGCCACGAGATACGAACCCCTATGAACGCAATTCTCGGCATGGCTGAGATTCTCGCTGACTCAAATCTGGACGATGAACAACGCAGATTTGTGGAAATACTTCAGGAATCCGGAGAATCCCTGCTTCACTTAATCAACGAAATTCTTGACCTGAGTAAAATCGAGGCCGGTGAAGTTGCCTTTGAAAAAAGAGACCTCAATCTCGACCGGATTATCGGCAAGGCCTTCAAGGTTACCGCCCATGCCGGACACGGCAAAGGTCTGGAACTGGCGTATAACATCAACCGGGATGTACCAGAGCAGCTCATGGGCGATCCCTCAAGGCTGCAGCAGATTTTCGTCAACCTCATAGGTAATGCCATCAAATTCACGGAAAGAGGCTTCGTTGTCGTAGAGACCTCTCTTGTTCAGCCGGATATGGCAGATAAAGACGGGGCGCTTAAAATCCATTTTGCAGTCAAGGACAGCGGAATCGGCATAGAGGACGATAAACTGGACTCTATTTTTGACCGCTTCACTCAGGCCGACTCCTCCACTACTCGCAAGTACGGCGGGACCGGACTTGGCCTTTCCATATGTAAATCCCTGTGCGAGGCCATGGGCGGAAGAATCTGGCTTGAAAGCCGTAAGGGATTCGGAACCACCGTGCACATGGAACTTCCCTTTGAAAAAGACCCCCGGGTTTCCATATCCAACTCACCTCTACGCGGGAAATCCATCCTGATCATTAACGATCAGGACTACTCCCGTCAGGCTCTTGCCATCAGGATCAGCACAAGGACCAAAAGAATCAGCAAAGCCCAGAGTATGGAGGAAGGCCGCAGCTTTATCGAAAACAGCCGAAAATCAAACTCCCCTTATGATCTGGTCATTGTCCGCGGAAACATCCACGACTGGAAAAGACAGCGGACTCTGGACGAATTAAGGGCCATGCAGATCGATGAAGAAAAAATCATTCTGATCACCACGGTCGGGCAGGATTATATTAAGGAATTCCACGGAAGTGTTCTACTGGCACCGCTGGACATGCACTCCCTTGAGAATTCGGCAAAAAAAGCCCTAAGCAAAACAAATACGCAGCAGCAACCTATTCCAGTCCAGCCCCCGGGCAGAATTCGCCCTCTCGACATTTTGCTTGTGGAAGACAACAAAGCCAACTGCATGCTGATCCAGCTCTTTTTCAAAGACATGCCCCATAACCTCAGAATTGCCCATAATGGTGAAGAAGGTTTCGGGCAGGCCAGCACCCATAGCTTTGACCTGATATTTATGGATATTGAAATGCCGGTAATGGACGGTTACGAGTGCACCAGAAAAATTAGAGACTGGGAAAACCGGGCCGAGAGAAAACCGAGCATCATTGTCGCCCTCACCGCCCATGCCCTGACTGAAGCAAAGCACAAAATACTTGAAGCAGGCTGTGACTCCTTCCTGACCAAGCCAGTGTCCAAGGACAAAATCATCAGCACCATCAATGAGCTGTGCAGCCCGTATTTCAGATAA
- a CDS encoding HD-GYP domain-containing protein: MSDEVKIIEKKDVKPGMYVQRYGAGTFKDPLVEVGKYIESYEDIAKYLPDETQQVEIISGKILPNMSFSCEKGAHTAGDAARNMAEALPEARRVHEEALNYARKFIEDVRQGKTVAVEEAAPIVGEVIDSLTTNEPAALTLAFLKRYDEYTYTHSINVNLYSLLLGKALGLQREELEMLGIAALFHDVGKGRIPNKVLNKPGKLTDSEYEVMKSHSRKGLEVLKGVEGLDQAVLRGVLEHHERFDGNGYPNGVTGEDIHPFGRIIAISDVYDALTSVRVYKKAVTPAKTLSLMFKWKGTDFDPAYLNRFIRVMGIYPPGTMVQLDDLRFALVLETNETKPRHPKVKVLFNSKMQPVHSECLDLATYEKDGQGVQVMRQPDPQSLGVDMQQLSRFLV; the protein is encoded by the coding sequence GTGTCTGATGAGGTAAAGATAATTGAAAAGAAAGACGTAAAACCGGGAATGTATGTCCAGCGCTATGGAGCCGGTACGTTTAAAGATCCTCTGGTTGAAGTCGGTAAATATATTGAATCGTATGAGGATATTGCGAAGTATCTGCCTGATGAAACCCAACAGGTTGAGATAATAAGCGGTAAGATCCTGCCGAATATGAGCTTCTCCTGTGAGAAGGGGGCTCATACAGCTGGCGATGCAGCACGTAATATGGCTGAAGCCTTGCCTGAAGCTCGCCGGGTTCATGAGGAAGCACTGAATTATGCTCGTAAATTTATTGAGGACGTGCGTCAGGGGAAGACTGTGGCTGTTGAAGAAGCAGCCCCCATTGTAGGTGAGGTGATCGACAGCCTGACAACCAATGAGCCTGCCGCCCTGACGCTTGCGTTTCTCAAAAGGTATGATGAATACACATACACGCACAGCATCAATGTGAACCTTTATTCCCTGTTGCTGGGAAAGGCTCTTGGTTTGCAGCGCGAGGAGCTTGAGATGCTGGGGATTGCGGCCTTGTTTCATGATGTTGGAAAGGGGCGTATTCCCAACAAGGTTCTTAATAAACCCGGCAAGCTCACTGATTCTGAATATGAAGTCATGAAAAGCCATTCCCGTAAAGGTCTTGAGGTTCTCAAAGGAGTTGAGGGGCTTGATCAGGCTGTGCTGCGTGGTGTGCTTGAACATCACGAGCGCTTTGATGGAAACGGTTATCCCAATGGCGTAACAGGTGAAGATATCCACCCTTTTGGGAGGATTATTGCTATCAGTGATGTCTATGATGCGCTGACCAGCGTCAGGGTTTATAAAAAAGCAGTAACTCCTGCCAAGACTTTGAGTCTGATGTTCAAATGGAAGGGTACGGATTTCGATCCTGCCTACCTGAACCGATTTATAAGGGTGATGGGGATCTATCCTCCGGGAACCATGGTTCAGCTGGATGATTTGCGGTTTGCTCTTGTTCTGGAAACCAATGAGACAAAACCTCGGCATCCGAAGGTTAAAGTCTTGTTTAATAGTAAGATGCAGCCTGTGCACTCCGAGTGTCTTGATCTTGCTACATATGAAAAAGACGGTCAGGGTGTTCAGGTTATGCGCCAGCCTGACCCGCAGTCTTTGGGGGTTGATATGCAGCAGCTTTCACGTTTTTTGGTCTAA
- a CDS encoding TetR/AcrR family transcriptional regulator, with amino-acid sequence MVRKHGNFEIVQDRADVTRNDILEAALEVFSEKGYAGANTKNIAAAAGVATGSVYRYFKNKKVIFIEVMNLLQGRIGSDLFAKARTMLDDGEPFSAVVRMLAVSSVEYYRNNRMFFREMIALEATDEKISAIGRERDRRTREGLMDFLGSRRQQLKVADLEAAAELVHLVIEQVSHRVVVFDSEVGEDRLVAQMIVMLDRFLLK; translated from the coding sequence ATGGTTCGTAAACACGGGAATTTTGAAATTGTGCAGGACAGGGCGGATGTAACCAGAAATGATATATTGGAAGCAGCTCTGGAGGTCTTCTCTGAAAAGGGGTACGCCGGAGCCAATACCAAGAATATTGCCGCCGCTGCCGGAGTGGCCACGGGATCGGTGTACCGCTACTTTAAAAATAAAAAGGTGATTTTCATTGAAGTAATGAATCTGCTTCAGGGTCGAATAGGTTCAGATCTATTTGCCAAGGCTCGGACTATGCTTGATGATGGAGAGCCGTTTAGCGCAGTAGTGCGCATGCTTGCAGTTTCTTCTGTGGAGTATTATCGCAACAACCGTATGTTTTTCAGGGAAATGATAGCTCTTGAGGCTACCGACGAAAAAATTTCAGCTATCGGGCGCGAGCGGGATCGTAGGACTCGCGAAGGGCTAATGGATTTTTTAGGTTCCCGGAGGCAACAACTAAAGGTTGCCGATCTTGAAGCTGCTGCCGAACTGGTTCATCTGGTGATAGAGCAGGTCTCGCATCGGGTGGTTGTATTTGATTCCGAAGTTGGAGAAGACCGTCTTGTTGCTCAAATGATAGTGATGCTGGATAGGTTCTTGCTCAAATAA
- a CDS encoding glutamate synthase, which translates to MCRLFALTSRDPISPMLAINALNTMKEGHDGSGVGLCLRGLGGRFEEELQGCPILSGIFTEAGLRRLEQYTMDHGFKSQYSILYTPDTEPPEGTPVRGTYAAIAYKVPRGWDELTPEQQGQKLVEMRLELRKMGEEDGDIMVFSFWPDTIVVKEVGDPLEIGEWLQLGANRNLFARRIMAQGRQNTNYAINLYACHPFFIEGVASMTNGENTAFIPIKEYLQSRNVTGYEGYQSDSEVFTHIAHYTTKRLGLDIRAYKHIITPLMDHEMADHPDREFLATLKRSCRKMIIDGPNCVIGTLDDGSMFMVQDRKKLRPGIVGGKDGIYAFSSEVCGIDAVIPDRDKSKDFQPMHLDTVIVGPDCKEIETCSQKDQLPRQL; encoded by the coding sequence ATGTGCCGTTTATTTGCGCTTACAAGTCGCGATCCGATTTCACCCATGCTGGCCATCAATGCCCTTAATACAATGAAAGAAGGTCATGACGGCTCCGGCGTTGGGCTCTGCCTCAGGGGACTGGGCGGTCGTTTTGAAGAAGAATTGCAGGGCTGTCCCATTCTTTCCGGTATCTTTACCGAAGCCGGTCTGCGCAGACTGGAACAATATACCATGGATCATGGTTTTAAGTCCCAGTACAGCATCCTTTACACCCCGGATACCGAACCGCCGGAAGGCACTCCTGTTCGCGGTACATATGCAGCCATTGCTTACAAGGTTCCCCGTGGATGGGACGAACTGACCCCTGAACAGCAGGGTCAGAAGCTGGTTGAAATGCGTCTTGAACTGCGCAAGATGGGCGAAGAAGACGGAGACATTATGGTCTTCTCTTTCTGGCCTGATACCATCGTTGTCAAAGAAGTAGGTGATCCGCTTGAAATCGGTGAATGGCTTCAGCTCGGTGCCAACCGTAACCTTTTTGCCCGCCGTATTATGGCACAGGGCAGGCAGAACACAAACTACGCCATCAACCTTTACGCCTGTCATCCGTTCTTTATTGAAGGCGTAGCCTCCATGACCAATGGTGAGAACACCGCGTTTATCCCCATCAAGGAATATCTGCAGTCCAGAAATGTGACTGGTTACGAGGGTTATCAGTCCGACTCCGAGGTCTTCACCCATATCGCTCATTACACCACCAAGCGTCTGGGACTGGATATCAGAGCCTACAAGCACATCATCACTCCGCTTATGGATCATGAAATGGCCGACCATCCGGACCGCGAGTTTCTCGCGACCCTTAAGCGTTCCTGCCGCAAGATGATTATCGACGGCCCTAACTGTGTAATCGGAACACTTGATGACGGTTCCATGTTCATGGTTCAGGACCGCAAGAAGCTTCGTCCCGGCATTGTGGGCGGTAAAGACGGCATCTACGCCTTCTCTTCCGAAGTCTGCGGAATCGACGCTGTCATTCCCGACCGCGACAAGTCAAAAGACTTCCAGCCCATGCACCTCGATACAGTAATCGTCGGACCCGACTGCAAGGAGATAGAGACATGCTCACAGAAAGACCAATTACCCCGTCAACTTTAG
- a CDS encoding glutamate synthase-related protein — MLTERPITPSTLGVKDLNWQIEWDKNLCTQCGRCTSVCPVNAIELGVFRKREIKTPASLLKKAENEYTVFYGIRQKTDPAYACIGCSMCNMVCPNNAIGPKREEGSTTQKFHNDRGGNARTRGGRRNSGESLLDQIKFMRISMLTDPALDAGRHEFRLNTLLGRVLSPEDSLKAYQENGWKPPVREIYPLVIGGMSFGALSPNMWEGLQMGVAYLNEELNMPVRISTGEGGCPPRLLRSRFLKYVILQIASGYFGWDEIIHAIPEMKVDPCAIEIKYGQGAKPGDGGLLMWYKVNKLIAAIRGVPERVSLPSPPTHQTQYSIEESVAKMIQSMSMAWGFRVPVYPKISASSTSLAVLNNLTRNPYAAGLAIDGEDGGTGAAYNVSMNHMGHPIASNLRDCYNALVTTGKQNELPLIAGGGIGKSGNLAANAAALIMLGASAVQVGKYVMQAGAGCLGSEKDRCNVCNIGVCPKGITSQDPRLYRRLDPEKVAERVVDFYLSFDTEIKKIIAPLGRSTSLPIGMSDALGISDRDAADRLGIKYVV, encoded by the coding sequence ATGCTCACAGAAAGACCAATTACCCCGTCAACTTTAGGCGTTAAAGACCTGAACTGGCAGATCGAGTGGGACAAGAATCTCTGTACCCAGTGCGGTCGCTGCACTTCAGTCTGTCCGGTCAACGCTATTGAACTCGGTGTCTTCCGCAAACGCGAGATCAAGACTCCCGCAAGCTTGCTGAAAAAAGCCGAGAATGAATATACAGTTTTTTACGGCATCCGCCAGAAGACCGACCCAGCCTATGCTTGCATCGGTTGCTCCATGTGCAACATGGTCTGTCCCAACAATGCTATCGGTCCCAAGCGCGAAGAAGGTTCCACCACTCAGAAATTCCACAATGACCGCGGCGGTAACGCCCGCACCCGTGGTGGACGCCGCAACTCCGGTGAATCCCTGCTGGACCAGATTAAGTTCATGCGTATTTCCATGCTTACCGACCCCGCACTTGATGCAGGTCGCCATGAGTTCCGCCTGAATACTTTACTCGGTCGTGTGCTTTCTCCGGAAGACAGTCTCAAGGCTTATCAGGAAAACGGTTGGAAACCCCCGGTACGTGAGATTTATCCACTGGTTATCGGCGGCATGTCTTTCGGTGCACTTTCCCCGAACATGTGGGAAGGGCTCCAGATGGGTGTTGCATACCTGAACGAAGAGCTGAACATGCCTGTTCGTATTTCCACAGGTGAGGGTGGTTGTCCTCCCAGACTTCTCCGTTCCCGTTTCCTTAAATACGTAATTCTCCAGATCGCATCCGGTTACTTCGGCTGGGATGAAATCATCCACGCCATTCCCGAGATGAAGGTCGACCCCTGCGCAATTGAGATTAAGTACGGTCAGGGTGCTAAGCCCGGTGATGGCGGACTGCTCATGTGGTACAAGGTTAACAAGCTCATCGCTGCTATCCGCGGTGTTCCCGAGCGTGTAAGCCTGCCCAGCCCCCCGACCCACCAGACCCAGTATTCCATTGAGGAATCAGTTGCAAAGATGATCCAGTCCATGAGTATGGCCTGGGGATTCAGGGTACCGGTCTACCCCAAGATTTCCGCTTCCTCTACATCGCTGGCGGTTCTCAATAACCTGACCCGTAACCCTTATGCCGCAGGTCTGGCCATTGATGGTGAAGACGGCGGTACCGGTGCTGCATACAACGTCTCCATGAACCACATGGGACACCCCATCGCCAGCAACCTGCGTGACTGCTACAACGCTCTGGTTACAACCGGTAAGCAGAACGAACTGCCCCTTATCGCGGGCGGTGGTATCGGTAAATCCGGTAACCTCGCAGCCAACGCCGCTGCCCTGATCATGCTCGGTGCAAGTGCCGTCCAGGTCGGTAAGTACGTCATGCAGGCAGGTGCAGGCTGTCTCGGTTCCGAAAAAGACCGCTGCAACGTCTGTAACATCGGCGTATGTCCCAAGGGTATTACTTCTCAGGACCCCAGACTTTACCGTCGCCTTGATCCTGAAAAGGTAGCTGAAAGGGTTGTTGACTTCTATCTGAGCTTTGACACTGAAATCAAAAAGATTATCGCCCCTCTGGGCCGCTCCACATCATTGCCTATCGGCATGTCGGATGCGCTTGGTATCAGTGACCGTGATGCTGCTGACAGACTCGGCATCAAGTACGTGGTTTAA